One window of the Dreissena polymorpha isolate Duluth1 chromosome 5, UMN_Dpol_1.0, whole genome shotgun sequence genome contains the following:
- the LOC127831338 gene encoding uncharacterized protein LOC127831338, which translates to MGSLNEDATVDVLAGSEKNEWSIPNLVELDHKNGTVPVQSADAIVIGTTSAVKDKNQEDMAYAEQGETMHSSSGSERKSECYPNIQCEQVHSGDGRLTALEKKEHMEDKHTEQETGQKKKEKKAKGPNRVSRQRDVQRDSRDHGAKRKDIPVSLRSESKKEKAEHHLRRHREFIKLDEEKSRKKKHKRKRKGEQQKEHQNRKSKERPKTGVRMEHAGMTRDVSSSEEPASDPEPQHKRNKREFRSTKDLTRISTERARETDATARKSTDNVKLPLNVCKTVFVAWVLLLRMSFVQACPPMQSPQSATVGRSHTCFPISQHKDYNVNDGNVTIGGCSTLVGRGRGWVDPDHKNSYVVSFNDSHCCVTLNNLPCGRDNNISFTSTDGTDCIYDILKGLPCSPNLIDNNSGSRNVIIAVTLVVIFMIIIVLLIGFRKRVGKWIRWLFGTNRGTYDMTDQNETS; encoded by the exons ATGGGAAGTCTCAATGAAGATGCGACGGTTGATGTACTTGCTGGCTCGGAGAAGAATGAATGGTCTATTCCAAATTTAGTGGAATTAGACCACAAAAATG GAACAGTCCCGGTTCAGAGTGCTGATGCAATAGTCATTGGAACGACAAGTGCTGTTAAAGACAAGAATCAAG AAGACATGGCGTATGCAGAACAGGGTGAGACTATGCATAGCAGTTCTGGCAGTGAAAGGAAATCGGAGTGTTATCCAAACATTCAGTGTGAACAAGT GCATTCTGGTGATGGAAGATTGACAGCGCTTGAAAAAAAGGAGCACATGGAAGATAAACACACTGAGCAGGAGACGGGACAGAAAAAGAAGGAAAAGAAGGCTAAGGGTCCTAACAGGGTTTCAAGACAGAGAGATGTTCAGAGAGACTCGCGAGATCACGGGGCCAAGAGGAAAG ATATACCAGTGTCCTTGCGTTCTGAGAGTAAGAAGGAGAAGGCAGAGCACCATTTGAGAAGACATAGAGAATTCAT AAAATTAGATGAGGAAAAATCGAGAAAGAAAAAGCACAAGCGTAAGCGCAAGGGAGAGCAGCAGAAGGAGCATCAGAACAGGAAGTCCAAAGAGAGGCCTAAGACTGGCGTGAGGATGGAGCATGCTGGCATGACCAGAG ATGTTTCCTCTTCAGAAGAGCCAGCATCAGACCCTGAGCCTCAACACAAGCGTAATAAAAGGGAATTCAGATCCACAAAGGACTTGACAAGAATTTCTACAGAAAGAGCAAGAGAAACAGATGCAACTGCCAGAAAATCAACTGACAACGTCAAACTTCCATTGAATGTCTGTAAGACTGTGTTTGTTGCTTGGGTGTTGTTATTAAGAATGTCATTTGTCCAAGCTTGCCCACCTATGCAAAGTCCTCAGTCTGCCACAGTAGGACGCAGTCACACATGTTTTCCGATTTCTCAACACAAAGATTACAATGTTAATGATGGCAATGTAACAATTGGTGGGTGTAGCACTCTTGTTGGCCGTGGCCGTGGATGGGTGGATCCAGACCACAAAAACAGTTATGTTGTTAGCTTCAATGATTCACATTGCTGTGTTACCCTGAACAATTTGCCTTGTGGGAGGGACAACAACATTTCTTTCACAAGTACGGATGGGACAGATTGTATCTATGACATTCTGAAAGGCCTGCCTTGCTCACCCAATTTGATTGATAACAATTCTGGTTCGCGCAATGTGATCATTGCAGTCACATTGGTTGTCATCTTTATGATTATAATAGTTCTGTTAATAGGATTTCGCAAGAGAGTAGGAAAGTGGATTCGCTGGCTTTTTGGCACTAACAGGGGAACTTATGACATGACAGATCAAAATGAAACAAGTTAG